Proteins from a genomic interval of Heterodontus francisci isolate sHetFra1 chromosome 31, sHetFra1.hap1, whole genome shotgun sequence:
- the LOC137347321 gene encoding CD276 antigen-like isoform X1, which translates to MGFCLTCDQTITDFHVNNLQLTTSAEFKVDTPEAPVTAIHGQYTVLRCSFTVQDESSLERLVISWQHVETEEVVYSYYYGKEQLSRQSPQYSGRTSLFPEQLKQENASLKLDQVRPENTAQYQCFVRTTKGNNKGFMFSICRISLRGCFNILKVLPF; encoded by the exons atgggtttctgtttaacctgtgaccaaacaatcactgacttccatgttaacaatcttcagctcaccacctctg CTGAGTTTAAGGTTGACACTCCGGAGGCACCAGTGACTGCTATCCATGGCCAATATACCGTGCTGAGATGTAGCTTTACAGTTCAGGATGAATCATCACTAGAACGACTGGTCATCAGTTGGCAACATGTCGAGACGGAGGAAGTTGTTTACAGTTATTATTATGGAAAAGAGCAACTGAGTCGACAAAGCCCTCAGTATTCAGGGAGGACAAGCTTATTCCCGGAGCAGTTAAAACAAGAAAATGCTTCGCTGAAGCTGGACCAAGTGAGACCAGAGAACACTGCACAATACCAGTGTTTTGTCAGGACTACAAAAGGAAATAACAAGGGCTTCATGTTTAGTATTTGCAG AATCAGTTTAAGGGGATGTTTCAACATTCTCAAAGTTCTTCCATTCTGA
- the LOC137347321 gene encoding CD276 antigen-like isoform X4 — MEAEFKVDTPEAPVTAIHGQYTVLRCSFTVQDESSLERLVISWQHVETEEVVYSYYYGKEQLSRQSPQYSGRTSLFPEQLKQENASLKLDQVRPENTAQYQCFVRTTKGNNKGFMFSICRISLRGCFNILKVLPF; from the exons CTGAGTTTAAGGTTGACACTCCGGAGGCACCAGTGACTGCTATCCATGGCCAATATACCGTGCTGAGATGTAGCTTTACAGTTCAGGATGAATCATCACTAGAACGACTGGTCATCAGTTGGCAACATGTCGAGACGGAGGAAGTTGTTTACAGTTATTATTATGGAAAAGAGCAACTGAGTCGACAAAGCCCTCAGTATTCAGGGAGGACAAGCTTATTCCCGGAGCAGTTAAAACAAGAAAATGCTTCGCTGAAGCTGGACCAAGTGAGACCAGAGAACACTGCACAATACCAGTGTTTTGTCAGGACTACAAAAGGAAATAACAAGGGCTTCATGTTTAGTATTTGCAG AATCAGTTTAAGGGGATGTTTCAACATTCTCAAAGTTCTTCCATTCTGA